The genomic region CTATATCATCACCTTCTGGCGCATAAGGAAGCATTGGGAATGGATTCTCATCGTTAAATTTATGCTCCAACTTTAGTGCATGCACAGGATCAATGATAAGTGCTGCTAAAAATTTCTCATCATAAATCGCGCCTGCTGTGGATAAATCTGGCGTAGTAATCTTGCCATCTTTTCCACCATCAAACTGCAATACCCCATTATCAAAGCCCGCAGCCTTGATATTGTGGCAAGCAATGCAGTTTCCAGTCACAATTGCTTCTCCTCTGTCTTTATCACCCTTGCTTAAATCAATGCTTTGTAAATCATTGAACGCAAAATCAACAGGCGCAGTTTTTGGGTGGAACACTGAATGTGCGAGTGGCTCTACACCCCAATACAAAACGCCTACAACGACACCTACAATAACTAATATTTTAAGTTCTCTCATTGTCTTGCCCCCTTATTCTTGTTTCTTTCCATAATCGTTACAACAGGTAGCGCGACAAATACCCATATTAAGAATCCTAGAGCAGCCACCAAACCAATTTGGTTATTAATGCCTTCTGGTGGTAATTTACCAAAGATTGTAAGCACAACTAAATCAACAACAAGCACCCAAAACCATACAAAATACCCGCTTCTTTTGTGCGCTGGCGCAACAGCTGGGCTTCTATCCAGCCACGGAAGGAAAAGGAATGCCACCTGTGCAATACCAAATGCCGCAAGCCCCAAATCCGCGCTAAAGAAAAATCCTCTTAACACTTCATAACTCCACAAGAAATACCACTCTGGGTAAATATGTGCCGGCGTTTTAAGGTTATTTGCAGGGTCAAAGTTGATGGGATCCATCGCAAAATCAAAGTGATAACATACAAGATAGAAAAAGAGCATCATAAAGACACTAACGATGAAAATATCCTTGCAAAGGAAGTCTGGCCAAAACGCAATCACCTTAGATTCTGCCTTTTTGCCTTCTTCGTATTTCTTTGCTTCCGCTTCAAAGTCAATCTCTTCGCCCTCTTCGTTATTGACATGCGGCACTCTTAGTGTGTAAAAGTGCAATGCAATAACCATCAAAATAACAATAGGCAACAAGCACACATGCAACATAAAAAATCTTGTCAGCGTAGAATCCGCCACGACAAAATTCCCTCTCACCCATTCAACCAAATCAGGACCTACACCCGGAATCGCACTTGGCAAGTTTGTAATCACAGCCGCCGCCCAAAAGCTCATTTGTCCCCACGGAAGCATATAACCGCTAAACGCTTCAGCAGAAAAAAGCACGAAAAGCAACATTCCGCCAATCCACACCATCTCTCTACCGCGCTTATAAGAGCCATAATAAATCGCCACAAACATATGGATGTAAATAATCAAAAATATCATACTTGCAGCCACTGCGTGAATATGTCTCCACAGCCAACCAAACGCCACTTCGCGCATAATCGTATCATTCACACTATCAAAGGCAAGTTTGGTATCAGGCTTGTAATACATAAGCAAAAACAGCCCGCTCACCACCAATGCGCTAAAAAGCACCAACAAAATAACACCCATAGCCCAAAGAAAGTTAATTTTCTTTGGAACCCAATACTTCGTCATCAACACTTCGATAAGCTTCCTTACCGCGATGCGTTGATCAAGCCAATCTACAATACCATCTGCTTTTTTTACTTCCATTATTTGCTCCTTAAAACCTTAAGCTACGCATTTTTAAGCGCTTTGTATTCGGGACCTTCCTCACCTAGCACCATTTTAAGTCCATCAAGTTTGAAAGGTGGGATTTCCATAGGTCTTGGTGGCGGTGTGCCTTTTTTATTCACACCAGAAGCATCAAACTGCCCACCATGGCACGCACACAAAAAGCTTTGTTTCTTTTCATCAAAGCCGGGGATACAACCCAAATGCGTGCAAATCTGAATCCCAACCGTATATAAAGCCCCATTTATTTCAAAATCGCGCCCCTCAACCTTTGGAGCGCCACTTTGTTTTTTGAGGATATAAACAGGCTTGCCTCTCCACTCTACCGTGTTCAATACACCTTCTTGGACTTGACTTAAATCTACAATCGTAAATCCTGCAGAAACCACACTTGGCAACGGATCCCAAGAGCGCTTCATCGCATATAAGGAAGCTACCGCACCAGCTACAGCGACACCTCCTAGCGTCATACCAAGAAAATCACGCCTTTTGACATTCTCTGACATCACATTCTCCTTTTTCTTAGCGTTGTTTTTAATCAAACTTCGTATGTTAGGAAAAAAACACTTAAACATTTATTACCCACCTTAAGTTTTTAGCACTTTTTAACCTTTTGTGGCTAATATTTCGCAAAGTTTATTCTTAAATTTTTCTGACACATTTTCTTAAGATTCTCAAAATAAGGCAAATAATGAAAAACACAATTAGCAAAATACAAGCGTTTTTAAGAGATGAAGTCCAAAAAAGGGGCTTTCAAAAAGTCGTTTTAGGGCTTAGTGGCGGAATAGATTCTGCTGTGGTGGCAAAACTTTGTGTGGAAGTGTTTAAAGAGAATCTTTGCGCGCTTTTACTGCCTGCTTCTACTTCAAATGAGCATAATCTTAAGGACGCAAAACTTTTTGCAGTAGCTAATAAAATTACACATCACATTATCCCAATCACGCCTTATGAGCGTGAGTTTAGGGCTTTTAGCAATTTAGGAGATTCTCTTAATCCATTAGAACGCTTACGTGTTGGGAATTTCTGTGCGCGTATGCGAATGAATCTGCTTTATGATTACGCAAGCGCACAAAATGCCTTAGTTATCGGTACGAGCAATAAAAGCGAGTTGCTTCTTGGCTATGGCACGATATTTGGAGATTTGGCTTGTGCGATAAATCCTATTGGTAATTTTTACAAAACCCAAATTTACACGCTTGCAGACGCGCTTAATATCCCGCAAAAAATCATTAGTAAGCCTCCAAGTGCGGATTTGTTTGAAAATCAAAGCGATGAGTCGGATTTGGGCTTTAGCTATGAGAGGATTGATACATTTTTGCGCGCGTTTGAATCTTTGCTAAAAACGCATAATATCGCGCTTCACACGCTCACACCACAAAATACCGCCGCACTTTTATTGCTTAGTCAAGAGCTTATGGCACAAGGTTTTGAGCAAAATATTGTAGATTCTCTACTTAATCGCATTGCAAGAAACACTTTCAAAACAACTTTGCCAAGTATTT from Helicobacter himalayensis harbors:
- a CDS encoding cytochrome b, whose amino-acid sequence is MMEVKKADGIVDWLDQRIAVRKLIEVLMTKYWVPKKINFLWAMGVILLVLFSALVVSGLFLLMYYKPDTKLAFDSVNDTIMREVAFGWLWRHIHAVAASMIFLIIYIHMFVAIYYGSYKRGREMVWIGGMLLFVLFSAEAFSGYMLPWGQMSFWAAAVITNLPSAIPGVGPDLVEWVRGNFVVADSTLTRFFMLHVCLLPIVILMVIALHFYTLRVPHVNNEEGEEIDFEAEAKKYEEGKKAESKVIAFWPDFLCKDIFIVSVFMMLFFYLVCYHFDFAMDPINFDPANNLKTPAHIYPEWYFLWSYEVLRGFFFSADLGLAAFGIAQVAFLFLPWLDRSPAVAPAHKRSGYFVWFWVLVVDLVVLTIFGKLPPEGINNQIGLVAALGFLIWVFVALPVVTIMERNKNKGARQ
- a CDS encoding Rieske 2Fe-2S domain-containing protein, with the protein product MSENVKRRDFLGMTLGGVAVAGAVASLYAMKRSWDPLPSVVSAGFTIVDLSQVQEGVLNTVEWRGKPVYILKKQSGAPKVEGRDFEINGALYTVGIQICTHLGCIPGFDEKKQSFLCACHGGQFDASGVNKKGTPPPRPMEIPPFKLDGLKMVLGEEGPEYKALKNA
- a CDS encoding NAD+ synthase, translating into MKNTISKIQAFLRDEVQKRGFQKVVLGLSGGIDSAVVAKLCVEVFKENLCALLLPASTSNEHNLKDAKLFAVANKITHHIIPITPYEREFRAFSNLGDSLNPLERLRVGNFCARMRMNLLYDYASAQNALVIGTSNKSELLLGYGTIFGDLACAINPIGNFYKTQIYTLADALNIPQKIISKPPSADLFENQSDESDLGFSYERIDTFLRAFESLLKTHNIALHTLTPQNTAALLLLSQELMAQGFEQNIVDSLLNRIARNTFKTTLPSIFKES